From Cotesia glomerata isolate CgM1 linkage group LG3, MPM_Cglom_v2.3, whole genome shotgun sequence:
GTAAGCCTGCTGTCGATGTAGATGGTAAGTCGTTCTGTGTGGCTTTTGCTCTCGAGCGTGTTGTTACACCGCCATATTGGgcacctatatatatatattatatatatatatatatatatatatatatatatatatatatatatatatatatatatatatatatatatatatatgtatattttcaattaaactaTTTATAAGGTAGATGTTCATATTGTTagtattttaaacttttatttaaatcgcATAAGGTGTCATACAAgcagtaataatatttaattaaatttaagcaGCGAAGGGTGTATGAATATTTGTAATATCTTGTAAAATACCTAGAGCGTGTGATTGTACAAAGGAGCGTATATTATCATCACTAGAGTCATCACTATTGTCGTCAAAAAATAAAGGCGTGctctcttcttcttctttttcttcttcttcttcttcttcttcttcttcttcttcttcttcttcttcttcttcctctTCTTCTATAACAATCTCTTCAGCATCGCTGTTGTGACGATTATTATATGCTACGTGTTGATAATACTCTTCTTCCGAATCGAGATCAGCCGATAAAGTCATCATATTTTCATCAGTATCCGTAGGATATGATACATGCGTATCATCGGAGCTAGTAGACGATGCACGGCTCCGTGAACGTTTCACTCCGGTAAAGCGGTCTAGCCTTATTATCTCACCTTTTAGAGCTGCAGGTGTTGAGGTTTTTTGACAGTTCTATAAAACaattgtgattattattattcgatTGGTTTACATCTTGATTAAATACACCGAACTTACTTTTTTCGCGCTAATGTCAATATCATCCTCATCGTCGTCAGAAGTATTATCAGAATTTAGGAGTTCATCGCGGCAATAGACTTCTATAAAACCATTAAAAATGAGGTGTgagatatttaaattaaacgcTGTACGgtctagaaataaaaatacttaccaTAAGCTGTTAAGAAGGGTTTTAAACACTCAGCGTCTGCTTTTGATGTTTGAAGGATTGTATTAACGGCAACTGTCATTAATAAAGtgttatttgttaataatccTTTCTTATAAGCTCTTGACAACACACGACAAGAAGCTACAGCCACAATTCTACgcaattgttttattaatctGTCACGCTGTAAAAAGGCCCAACTTGAAACACGCGTTTCGGTGTAGATAGACCACAAACGAGGTGATTTATCCCGTATGTATCGCACTAGCTGACACACAGCCCTCGTAAAGGGTTgctgataaatataattatctgcGTTCATTATGtcttcaaaaaatactttagtaAGTTAGAAGAAGCTGATTGAAACTGTCTTataattacaagaaaaattGTGTGCAGTAGCTGGTCACGTTATGCTGAGAcggcttttttaaaaacaaacgTGTAGTCTAGACAGTAAACGCATAGCTCTACTCTacatttgttaatattatatgaaaaaatgcttAACCATCATATTGAGTTGTGGGTGTTAACCGTGTGTAACCAGCATCAGTTCGCTTAAGAACATTGTTGGTGCAACAGCTATTAATTTGCAATGGCTAAACGCTCTTTCTACGAGAATTTTCAAGCTGACGAAGGTGTTGAAGAACACCGTTTTATACTATCATGGGAACGTTTTGATTTCTTATTGACAACatcttataaattaaatgattcaCACTCAAAGTCAATCATTGTTGGTTTAAAATTGGATAGTGATGTTTACAAGTTTGAACCATGTGTCGCTATTGTTGACGAAAAAGCCTGTGGTATTTTGTGTGCATCAGCGAAGTGGTTAAAATTTACgactgttcttaaaaaacTAGCCCGTAATCTGAATTTAATCGAATCACAGTATAAAAAGTTACCGCTCGATACAACATCGCTTGATGGATATACTTTTCAATATTCTCTGCTGGGGTCCATGTATGGGAAAGCTAAATTATTCTCCATCATTGAAAGAACCGATCAAcaaccatcatcatcatcatcaacatCTACTGCTGTTCAGCGTGGCCGAAAAGTGACAATGAAAGAGAACACACTCCAAGCTATCTACGGCTTTGAAGAGCTCGTGAACGCTCGCTTGaattatcttcaaaaattCGTCGAACCTTGTAATGTGTGTCTCAATCACCTTTTTACACCTGTTCAAGAGTTCTTACCAAAACTTCTTGGCAACATCGAATTACCTGAAGAAGTCATTCGTAAATGTGTGATCAAATTTGAAGAATAATACCGTCAAAGATAGTGTGATTAGTGAGTTATCGGTTGAAGAAGGTAAATCGTACGAATGGTTTATTGAAAACTATATCGATATTGTTACTTATGAATTAATGTTGCTATTCGataaagaaattattgctAAAGTGAAGAAAGTTTaagtgattatttttttttttttttttttttttttttttaaccccgcttttcagacttctgtctcgatgggggtccggccgagaccggaaggggactccaggctgatcggtacattaagtttggcagaataagtttggcggtattacatactttttcagcctggagagtaatgcggcgatgggccgactttggggaaactgcacgcatttgcctgtgccccaccggtagcacagggcttggggaaaccatcgaaaaaCCCAAACCTGTACAGCCCGGCATGAGTTACGGGCaccgatgttcactgaaaattaaatttcagctcacaccgggattcgaacccacgcctcaccagtcccaagcaagcatgacaagcattataccgcttagccatgggactggcGTTTAAGTGATTATGAAAAGTTtgaaaatctaaaattattgctattataattataaaaagttaaatgtttattttataaaatttaaagagttTTGTCTATTGCTACTGTATTCTGCGAAAACTTATGTATCAATAACTAATAATACatgtattgataatttatgcttattatgaatattattataatagctaataagaaaaaatcccTTCATTATCCTTAAAATAAGATCTGATATGCAGGTATACGATCAGTAAGATTTTCGTTTATcaatagaattattaatattacaaattatattataattaattgtttatcgCTAAAAGGTAAGtgaatatacatatatactattattaatatactatccattatatatatatatatatatatatatatatatatatatatatatatatatatagtatattcatatataatgtatatgtacattataataattattattatttaataagagCTCTCTACTACTAGCAATTTGCAAGCTCAGCGACNNNNNNNNNNNNNNNNNNNNNNNNNNNNNNNNNNNNNNNNNNNNNNNNNNNNNNNNNNNNNNNNNNNNNNNNNNNNNNNNNNNNNNNNNNNNNNNNNNNNAGCAGTATGGTGCAACTTTGGCGCATCCCACTCGCTTTGGAGGGTGGGGGtaacgtgtgtgtgtgtatgtgtgtgaggTCCGCAGCGCCCTAGCAGTAGTAGTAGTAACGGTAATATAAACTATTGCAAGGTTGCTTTGAGGCTTGCAAACTGCTAGTAGTAGAGGctcttgattaaataataacttaattGGCCATTATAATGTACACATTTTCAcattatatatgaataaatatatataaccaatatatatatatatatatatatatatatatatatatatatatatatactagctattacccgcccgcttcacTTGGCGCtttataaaattgcatttttagatctagacttggaatttaattagagtattgttttgatttgtACAGATTCCAAATGAGTATTGAAATTTCAGTTAAAGTCTGTTTTGCCGCCAAGGCAAAAGAGAGTTGGTCACCCCGACTCTCATAACTATACCTGTTTTGCCGCCAAGGCAAAAGAGAGTTGGTCACCCCGACTCTCATAATTATACCTGTTTTGCCGCCAAGGCAAAAGAGAGTTGGTCACCCCGACTCTCATAACTATACCAAAAGCATAACCAGACTCGAGACTCAACAAGAGTCATTTCTATGACTGTTTTCCGCGAACACGTCCAATAACACGTTTGTAATGGCTGCCGCACCTGCGCACCATGAGCTAGCGGGAAGAAGCCCGGCCGGCACGAAGCACGAGGCGCCAGACGCCATGTGCACAGTTCAGTTGTGTTTGGGACTTGTAACCGACACAATATACCCGCTAGCCTCACTAACACTGATCCTACTTTGTGCCTTTTTCtttgttcaataatttatataacagTACATTCGCTATTTGATTTCAAttcaattcattaaattattaatttgtgtTCTTTATCGCcgcaaaaaataatataatttcagaataattaaatttaaatttgatacTTGTGACGCAGTAGTTTGTTGGCGTTGCAGCCATTGTTTAACTTGCACGCCGTGCAATAAAGAAGCGTGATTTCATcatctttaattaattgttttaatttcaagtctctttggacataattaaaaataaaataaatttctaataaatttaacttcataataaaaattatcttgtagAACAAATTATCAAACGTAGTGCTTCCCACgtgttaaatattgacattataATTGATCTAGACTCGCTTGAATATTTGCATTCAATTCAACCAATTTAAGTTccaatccacagattcggtagaatctggcgccaagttccgttcaaatccgttgtaaacggagcgccagactaccgactgtgtttactgtaagcagaacggtatttcgaggttgcaaaattttatttaattatatggttctcctttttccaaaataatatattataaaagtaatttatactttattttactgatattaattaattataatcaattataacacttaattcacttgaaattattaaattttatcagcacaaactatagtaagcccagaaatttcgatcctgactttttttcgatagggaatatcagcgccacagactagataaaataaaaatgtgtagtaatccttcctatagacacgcaactacagtaaaaagtgattcatagcttgcatctatggccgccagggtgcactggaattacatctacataaactgtagctttaaggggatagtttgcagtaaaaaatgcagtcaagacgagatttaagttgttatcaattgtaaattttcattatgattacaaaaaatactaaaatccgaacaaaaacagtttcactgtaaaaaagtcgcaccaagtccacgttcataagactattaggaaaaaaaatttttttctttacaaaaagatacaaaataaaaaattaaaaatccgagtaaccgatatgattgtttatgattttcggaaattaaaaaattttttgtaaatttaaaaattaaaaaattttagaacgtacttggtgtgcgtcattgtgtatttcaattttttaagtcctagtaaatagattttacgaatttcattaaaagtaaaatattttgcaaccacttgcacactaaatacgttctaaaattttttttttaatttttaaatttacaaaaaaattttttttaatttccgaaaatcataaacaatcatatcggttactcggattttttaatttttttattttgtatctttttgtaaagaaaaaaaaaattttttttcctaatagtcttatgaacgtggacttggtgcgacttttttacagtgaaactgtttttgttcggattattaTCACGAAACAtatttaatctaaataattaactttcaaTTGATCTCAattcaactaactaactattTCATATTCTCAATTCATAAAAACATTTGATCCTCTCGGATCTTTATCAGCAGGTTGACGGTTGACCTCAACAACCTAACGGCGGCTGAGATCATCTCTCACCCCTATTGTGCGCCtagtacaattatttatacttacacacacacacacagtttCACATCATACGCATCTGTATCTATCTTCGAGGAGTTTTTCCCTAGTCATTGCTAGAGTTTTCTCCCATTGggaaataaattagttataattattcaccCCAACATcgagtgttttattttaaaattagaattccTGATCCTGATCCTCAATAATCAAGAAGAACAAAATAATTACGGAAACTCTCCTTCTTGGAGAGTTTGCGAAAAAACAAAGTCACTGCAAGTCTCATAAGTAAAGTTGAAATCTGTCTAGCTTCAATtgcaaagaatttttttgttatttaaaattttctcagtgacatcaatattttatagaaaagaaatttagcatgttttttactaattctatttaaataagtagccaaatctatttttcacatacccagtgtttggaaaatgcattcattttaatcagatacattcccgcgatccggcaataagaacaatttataagttatgtaatcagcaaaaataatatgtatataaaattcttaatccgtTGACCGAATTACTTCATGTAATGTTAAGGTTTGGAAACCTAGCAATTACTTTTTTCCCGCTGCTAAAGAGACGTTTGctgtaaggaaatttttagtaaatgttattaaatctcAATAGATATGGTTGAAGTTTCATGTTTCAAAAAGTTCTAGTTcataaacaacaacattttcagtagatttcatagatatctaactattttatttcatgaaaccaattaattttcagataattatCATTACCAAACATACGATCAGcatataaacataaattttcgaCACTTAGTTcaccaaaaataataagcttctttttcttaaactttttttaaatgacgttaaatcaatcaaatatcaaggttatgtaataaaaacaaaagaaaattgtattaaaaacaaatgaataaaaaatgagagtcttttgtttttcttagcgggaaaaaatgtatgtaaaagtaaatcgtaaaaaaaatgacaaatggTTGATgaaatccaaaaaataagtagcccaTAACCATCTACGGAAAATTCTGTGTCGAATGGTAGCAGTCCCATCCCGATAGCTTCAGTAGTTTTGACGTCAACTTTAGTCAAAGAAACcctatttcgcttatatatattacactcACGCATCCGCCCACCCATCTGCCCATGCATCCACCCACGCGTTGGTAGATGGAactaaattcttaaaaaaaaaaaaaaaaaaaaaaaaacgtaatacCCTTCATGcctaaatgaaataattagtgAAATTTTCCACCTACGCATCCGCCTATGCTTCTGCCCACGCATCCGCCCACGCGATGGTAGATGGaactaaattctcaaaaaaaaaaaaaaaaaaaaaaacgtaatacCCTTccgataaaaaaacaaatgatttaaagaaaaatgctcgtcttttgtttttatgggcgggaaaaatgtttatctaagttaaatagaaataaaatggtgaaggattgatggaattcgaaaaataagtagcctatAACCATCTACAATTCATTCCGCGTCGAATGGTCCTAGTCCCATGTCAATatgttcagtagttttcgcgtGATTGACGGTCTACGAAACCCACTttccctatatatatatagattatttcGATGAAGCATGGATTGAAGCTCGGTGATCAAATCCTTGTCAATATTATTCTCAAATATATTACATCTAGATTGAGcttgaaaattcaaatctttaatgaaataaatttgtaaaaatttttcttggttttcGTCAACAGGATAGATACTACCAATGGTATGATAAACTTGTCCTTGAACTTTGAATGTCGGTAAATATACATCATTGAAAACTTTAGATGCTCTGAAAGATGTCATTTGAAAAGCAGCATTATATTTTCTgatattttcaagaaaatgTTTTGACTTGTTTTGTACtccttttattaaattatagagTGGTTGGGGAGGTTGAAGAATCGGTGGTAAAGAAACTTTTCCTTCGGAACAACAAATTGAATGACATTCATCCTTCCATCGTAGTGCAGAACAATATGCGCAAATAAACGacatttttccaattttaaatGCTGGATCATCATTATACTTAATTCTTATATCATAGTTAAATGCACTATATTCTTTTTGCTTTCCCCATGGAGACATATTGTATAGTCCAGTAGTATTATTAacgttatcattattattattattattattattattattattattacgaaTGTCACTTGTATCAATATTAGCATCGTTAGGATTGATACCATTGATTTCGATATTGTCTTGATTATGGAGATTAttttctactattgtctcatCAACGGATCCTCGCAATCGTATTAGCCTCATTCTTTTTGCAATAGTTGTAGATCGGCTTAgttgcaactttttttttggcatGATGGGATTCTGTGAatgcatataaaaaatttttaataaattaaaaaatccatgaAGTCACcaataacaaatatattttattaaaataaaatatataatcaacgtgaatatattaattatactaactTTTATAAGTTGGAGGCCCTCTTCTTCATTCAACTAACTAACAAATACTAAAAGTATCATAACCAATAAATACTAAACAAAACACAATCGATTAAATGACACACAGaatcttttttgttttgaaataaaaGATAGCGTAAATAAATGACATCTTTACATAACCTTTGAaagatgaataatttttaaacaaaagataGTAGCATAAATGAATGCCATATTTACATAACCTAGAAATGAATTAACAAAACCGTTGCTATAGACAACGGTCTAATAATTAATGTCACAACCTTGTGGATGCGTGGGTAGATGCGTGGGAGTGCGTAGGTGGATGCGTGGGAGGATGCGTGGGTGGATGCGTGGGAGTGCGTGGGTGGATGTGTGGGAGTGCGTGGGTGAATGCGTGGGAGGGTGTGTGGAAACGCGTTTATAAGCATTGAAGTGAAGTTAGACATTTTGCCGGTCCTTGTGCGCTCGAATATGAAGAAGAAGTGATATTTGTTTTCGTAGCAGAAACAAATGACTATCcacataaatttgaaaaaaaatggtaaaggGTTGATggaattcaaaaaatgaatagcctaaaactttttacaattaattccgCGTCGAATAGTCATAGTCTCATGCCGATCGGTCCAGTAGTTTTCAAGTTTATCgataacaaagaaaaaaaaagttgctNNNNNNNNNNNNNNNNNNNNNNNNNNNNNNNNNNNNNNNNNNNNNNNNNNNNNNNNNNNNNNNNNNNNNNNNNNNNNNNNNNNNNNNNNNNNNNNNNNNNGTTTTCAGCTTCGGTAACAGATTACGGAAAAGCTCACGATAACTCGCAGCGCTGTAACGTGAAACTTTCAAGGTCATTTTCAGGTGGTCGACTTCGCTAATAAACACTTACAAAATGTAATCGTGGAGGGagagtaaaattaaattctcgttGACATTAAAAAGGACAAAACAACAAGAGGGCTAAAAACGGAAGTTTAAAAGTGTaagtttatagaaaaaatatatccctatacaaataaataatttataataaagggaccgaatttattttactattggagttagttaaatacagtaaaaatgaatttatgtcgataattaatcgttaaaaagcaaaataatacattggtaaattatgattttataaaaatttagtcttccaacaaaaaaaattattctcaatattaaagtcataaatttttcaatcaaaaggaaaaaatcatgtgtaacgcgaaaaaaacgataaattatttttgaatttaacttcaacgtcgaataactttgaaaggagtgaatttaatcaaaaatgttaaaagaccttttttgtagagcattaaatttcctttgaaaataagtattttaaattgtaaaaatattgatatttctggtagctacaaaaatccaaaattgaaacgcaaaattgaaaaaataaatctttgttTAAGGCATGATTACAAGGAAACGGCttgttttacagtaatttacaaagataacttttttaggaaatttaatttcctataagaatacatatcgctaaaatttttcagattgataattaacgaattttgagtaaaaaatgcgattactgttgaaaaatcaatagtCGTAACGATACAccccttaatattattattaaggacTCAAACTtgcacaataatttttttttatcatcatgaatgatattttcacagtatcgatagaaaaaaaaaatagtcagtttttttggcccagtctaatatatatatatatatatatataatggatagtatattaataatagtatatatgtatattcaCTTACCTTTTAGcgataaacaattaattatgatataatttgtaatattaataattattttgataaacgAAAATCTTACTTACCGTACACCTGCATatcagattttattttaaggatAATGAAgggattttttcttattagctattataataatattcataataagcataaattatcaatacatGTATTATTAGTTATTGATACATAAGTTTTCACAGAATACAGTAGCAATAGACAAaactctttaaattttataaaataaacatttaactttttataattataatagcaataattttagattttcaAACTTTTCATAATCATTTAAACATTCTTCACTTTagcaataatttctttatCGAATAGCAACATTAATTCATAAGTAACAATATCGATATAGTTTTCAATAAACCATTCATACGATTTACCTTCTTTAACCGATAACTCACTAATCACACTATCTTTGACGGTATTattcttcaaatttgataTCACACATTTACGAATGACTTCTTCAGGTAATTCGATGTTGCCAAGAAGTTTTGGTAAGAACTCTTGAACAGGTGTAAAAAGGTGATTGAGACACACATTACAAGGTTCGACGaatttttgaagataattCAAGCGAGCGTTCACGAGCTCTTCAAAGCCGTAGATAGCTTGGAGTGTGTTCTCTTTCATTGTCACTTTTCGGCCACGCTGAACAGCAGTAGatgttgatgatgatgatgatgatgctTGTTGATCGGTTCTTTCAATGATGGAGAATAATTTAGCTTTCCCATACATGGACCCCAGCAGAGAATATTGAAAAGtatatggggtattccatgccaaatcgaccacttttgaaccttACCCCTTTAGATTtcgctgaaaattttttacctttttctACTCGATGAAAGAcgtttttcagaattttttcaaatttttttatccaacccaaaaaaagttatgaagctttcaaaaaaatggctcttttattttcaaatagccataactctCTCAAAAATTGACCTTTcgggacgtttttttttttcaaaatttttgtttttaattgaatttttcgaaaaaataaataaaaaaaatttaacatgattGCTTCTATGAAATAATCGcgtttttttgtataaaatcgttatttttcGAAGTTCGttattctcaatttttttttttttttttcaaaaaaaatttcaatcaattctaCAATCATCCCCGTGTATCCCAGAGtgggccgatttttttttctattttttttatttagttgaaaaaaaaattttcaacattttaaaaatgcagaaattttttttttcataaatattatttatataacataattaatgtaattatatgattttAAGGTATTATATTCTCTATATATTGTCCAAATTTACCATTACAACGATtaagattcaaattttaatacgTCAATACGATCGATAACCTAGGGCATGATAATTACAGACTTACCTACAGCCAGTTTACTAGAGTATgttctaatttataaaatatatacggcTCTTTTATATTGAGATCTAAAACATAACCTATAAATCTTTTGTGCTTCATAgagttgaataaaatatttttgccaTTACGTTTGTTAACCCTTTAGAGTCAGAGGATCTTGAAACGTCTACGTGTGAGACTGGTGGGGAGAGCGCGAATCGTAGAGTCCCGTGAGTATGTATGAGTGACATGTGAGAGTAGTAGTGTGCCTGTGAGTACCCTTCCACTCATTTGAATCTCGCGCTGCGTTCATTGACAGTGCCGTAGTTAGTATTGTTGACGTAAGGAAATAGTCTCTTCGAAAGTAaggttagaaaaattttttaaatttcatacattgctatgtaattgaaaaataatttgattactCATAATTAGTCGCTAGTATgccaaaaagaaaaataaaaaacataaaacctTTAAAGGTTGATGATGAAATAAACGTGAGAGTATTAAGAAATCGACCTGTCACTGTCcaagataataaattactgcTTACCATAAAGTTTTGCTGCTTACCATAAAGtcaaataaagtttttatggaaaaaactaactattaaattatttaaaatattactaaaaatgttattcaaaatattgttaaaatattactaaaaatataattaaaaatattattaaaatatggcCATTATTCACATTATAAGAATTGATATTGAAATTTGAActtttcttagtatttattttttctaataattatgctgataattaaaatacttaactATATTTATAATGAGA
This genomic window contains:
- the LOC123261354 gene encoding glutamic acid-rich protein-like, yielding MMTLSADLDSEEEYYQHVAYNNRHNSDAEEIVIEEEEEEEEEEEEEEEEEEEEEKEEEESTPLFFDDNSDDSSDDNIRSFVQSHALGILQDITNIHTPFAA